A genomic stretch from Sceloporus undulatus isolate JIND9_A2432 ecotype Alabama chromosome 5, SceUnd_v1.1, whole genome shotgun sequence includes:
- the KCNJ8 gene encoding ATP-sensitive inward rectifier potassium channel 8 encodes MLARKSIIPEEYVLARIAAENLGKPRIRDRPRKARFIAKNGACNLAHKNIREQGRFLQDIFTTLVDLKWRHTLVIFTMSFLCSWLFFAMMWWLVAFAHGDMDKPCATNEDVSKWKPCVTCVRSFTSAFLFSIEVQVTIGFGGRMMTEECPIAISVLILQNIVGLIINAVMLGCIFMKTAQAHRRAETLIFSRNAVIAVRNGRLCFMFRVGDLRKSMIISASVRIQVVRKTTTPEGEVIPIHQLDVPVDNPIESNNIFLVAPLIICHVIDKRSPLYDISANDLTNHDLEIIVILEGVVETTGITTQARTSYISEEILWGHRFVPIVTEEEGTYAVDYSKFGNTSKVAAPRCSAKELDDKPSILIQTLQKSELSHQNSLRKRNSMRRNNSIRRNNSMRRNNSSFIVPKVQFMTPEGNQNTLET; translated from the exons ATGTTGGCTAGGAAGAGCATCATCCCTGAAGAATATGTTCTTGCACGGATTGCAGCAGAGAACCTGGGCAAGCCACGCATCCGGGACCGCCCACGCAAGGCCCGCTTCATTGCCAAGAATGGAGCATGCAACCTGGCCCACAAGAATATCCGGGAACAAGGGCGTTTCTTGCAAGACATTTTCACCACTTTGGTGGACCTGAAATGGCGACACACCTTGGTGATCTTCACCATGTCCTTCTTGTGCAGCTGGCTCTTCTTTGCCATGATGTGGTGGCTGGTGGCCTTTGCCCATGGTGACATGGACAAACCCTGTGCAACTAATGAAGATGTTAGCAAGTGGAAGCCATGTGTCACTTGTGTCAG GTCCTTCacctctgctttcctcttctctattGAGGTCCAGGTGACCATTGGTTTTGGGGGTAGGATGATGACTGAAGAATGTCCCATAGCCATCAGTGTCTTGATTCTCCAGAATATTGTGGGCTTGATCATCAATGCTGTCATGCTTGGTTGTATCTTCATGAAAACAGCTCAGGCCCACCGGAGAGCAGAGACCCTGATCTTCAGCCGGAATGCAGTCATTGCTGTTCGTAATGGCAGGCTCTGCTTCATGTTCCGGGTAGGAGACTTAAGGAAAAGTATGATTATTAGTGCCTCAGTGAGAATCCAGGTTGTAAGGAAGACCACAACCCCTGAAGGAGAAGTCATCCCAATCCACCAGCTAGATGTTCCAGTTGACaatcccattgaaagcaacaaTATTTTCCTAGTGGCCCCTTTGATTATTTGCCATGTCATTGACAAACGGAGTCCTCTTTATGACATCTCTGCCAATGACTTGACCAACCATGACCTAGAAATTATTGTAATACTTGAAGGTGTGGTGGAAACGACCGGGATCACCACCCAAGCAAGAACATCCTACATATCAGAAGAGATCCTCTGGGGACATCGCTTCGTGCCCATcgtgacagaagaggaagggaccTACGCAGTGGATTACTCCAAATTTGGTAACACAAGCAAAGTGGCAGCACCCAGGTGTAGCGCCAAGGAGCTGGATGACAAACCTTCCATTCTCATCCAAACACTCCAGAAAAGTGAGCTGTCCCATCAGAACTCTttgaggaaaagaaattccatgaGGAGGAATAATTCCATCAGAAGGAATAACTCCATGAGAAGGAATAACTCCTCCTTCATTGTGCCCAAAGTCCAATTCATGACACCTGAAGGGAACCAGAACACTTTGGAGACATGA